A section of the Clostridium omnivorum genome encodes:
- a CDS encoding spore germination protein, whose translation MIRKYYTKDTNSGDLSEVAKIISDKNSEMNNSNNYKRSTKAIQKQTVYVSKELNANKSFLNKIFNNCVDVIIREINIASNPQYPAFIIYIANLTPIELVEECVIERLIKYQFAENADFNNINYYEGLLGVGKEDTYNDMDKVIDSILQGNLILFVNGISRSITVTLKNPPNRSVEKSDTELSLRGPKESLNESIAINLALIRKRMKNKYLKTERIKVGTNTQTDIIIIYLENIANDKIVNEVRTRIKKIRTDAIYDSNDLQEFIGDARKSMFPTAFITEKPDTVISKLLEGRVAIITDGSPSAITVPAVFMEFLQVGEDYYIRYIPTTFNRWIRYFLFLVSILLPGFYVAIITFHQELLPTALLITVIKGRSNVPFPTLLETLVMVFAFDALREAGLRMPRALGQAISIVGALVLGEAAVSAGLVSELIVIVVAFTGISSFTLGYPEMYMSILVPRYIFVLLGGTLGLLGLNCGMIALLINFTSKRSFGVPYMAPIMPMVKDELDDAVIRSPMPDMKNRPKIMTWAHSIRKHKTNKN comes from the coding sequence ATGATAAGAAAATACTATACAAAAGATACTAATAGCGGGGATTTAAGTGAGGTGGCTAAAATTATTAGTGACAAAAATTCTGAAATGAATAATTCTAATAATTATAAGAGAAGTACTAAGGCAATACAAAAACAAACTGTATATGTATCAAAAGAATTAAACGCAAACAAGAGCTTTTTGAACAAAATCTTTAATAATTGTGTAGATGTAATTATAAGAGAAATAAACATTGCTAGTAACCCACAGTATCCTGCATTTATAATTTATATTGCAAATTTAACTCCAATAGAACTGGTAGAAGAATGTGTAATAGAGAGACTTATCAAATATCAATTTGCGGAAAATGCTGATTTCAATAACATTAATTACTACGAGGGATTATTGGGAGTAGGGAAAGAAGACACTTATAATGATATGGATAAAGTTATTGATTCCATATTACAAGGTAATTTAATATTATTTGTTAACGGAATAAGCAGAAGTATAACAGTTACTCTCAAAAACCCACCAAACAGGTCTGTAGAAAAATCAGATACAGAGTTAAGTTTGCGAGGTCCAAAAGAATCATTAAATGAATCAATAGCTATTAACTTAGCATTGATAAGGAAACGGATGAAAAATAAATACTTAAAAACAGAGCGAATCAAGGTAGGAACTAATACTCAAACTGACATCATAATTATTTATTTAGAAAATATAGCTAATGACAAGATAGTAAATGAAGTTCGAACTAGAATAAAAAAAATAAGAACAGATGCTATTTATGATAGTAATGACCTTCAGGAGTTTATTGGTGATGCTCGTAAAAGTATGTTTCCAACAGCATTTATAACAGAAAAGCCAGATACGGTTATAAGCAAATTGTTAGAAGGAAGAGTTGCAATTATTACAGATGGTTCACCATCTGCTATAACAGTTCCAGCGGTTTTCATGGAATTTTTACAAGTAGGCGAAGATTACTATATAAGATACATTCCAACAACATTTAACAGATGGATTAGATACTTTCTTTTTCTTGTATCTATTTTACTTCCTGGATTTTATGTTGCAATTATAACCTTTCATCAAGAGCTGCTTCCAACAGCTCTGCTGATAACAGTAATCAAAGGCCGCAGTAATGTTCCTTTTCCAACATTACTTGAGACACTAGTAATGGTTTTCGCCTTTGATGCTCTAAGAGAAGCCGGGCTCAGAATGCCAAGGGCTTTAGGGCAGGCAATTAGCATAGTGGGTGCTCTAGTTCTCGGTGAGGCTGCTGTTAGCGCAGGATTAGTAAGCGAGTTAATTGTGATTGTAGTAGCATTTACTGGTATATCATCTTTTACACTAGGATACCCTGAAATGTATATGTCTATTTTAGTACCGCGTTATATATTTGTCCTTTTAGGTGGTACGCTAGGTTTACTAGGATTGAACTGTGGAATGATAGCACTTTTAATAAACTTTACATCAAAACGCTCTTTTGGTGTACCATATATGGCTCCAATAATGCCAATGGTAAAAGATGAGTTAGACGATGCTGTAATAAGGTCACCAATGCCAGATATGAAAAATAGACCTAAAATAATGACATGGGCACACTCAATTCGAAAGCATAAAACTAACAAAAATTAG
- a CDS encoding TetR/AcrR family transcriptional regulator gives MLKTAKYAFADSLKKMLETKTLENITVTHIVQDCGTSRQAFYYHFNDIYSLLEWIYLNEAASLLENNRDIDTWQQGFQLILNWMLNNKPLVVNTYRSISREYLETFTYNWLYPMLVEVVNKLAAYLNVQKNNKEFIARFYTLAFIAISLDWVRTGMKETPETIVWQLEIIMKDNFMHALEKYSEQVP, from the coding sequence ATGCTGAAAACAGCCAAGTATGCCTTTGCGGATTCCTTGAAAAAAATGCTAGAGACAAAGACATTGGAAAACATTACAGTTACACATATAGTTCAGGACTGCGGTACATCGCGTCAGGCGTTCTATTATCATTTCAATGATATTTACAGCCTTCTTGAATGGATCTATCTTAATGAAGCCGCTTCACTCTTAGAAAACAACCGCGATATTGATACCTGGCAACAGGGTTTTCAGTTGATTCTGAATTGGATGCTGAACAATAAACCGCTGGTTGTTAACACCTACCGTTCTATCAGCCGTGAATACCTAGAAACCTTTACGTATAATTGGCTTTATCCTATGCTGGTAGAGGTTGTAAACAAATTGGCAGCATACCTGAATGTTCAAAAAAACAACAAGGAATTTATAGCACGTTTTTACACCCTTGCTTTCATTGCCATAAGCTTGGATTGGGTGCGCACTGGGATGAAAGAGACTCCAGAAACCATCGTTTGGCAACTAGAAATTATTATGAAAGATAATTTTATGCATGCACTGGAGAAATATTCAGAACAGGTTCCATGA
- a CDS encoding oleate hydratase — MKKEGDVYMNIYKTMYHAKKPQGIENQRAYIVGGGIAGLATAAFLVDDAGMPGENITILERHSDVGGCCDGIRGEFGYLCRAERELEQYMECIWYLYSKIPSLENQGRTVLDDIVDFNRDEPIHSEARVLTKNGEIYDKVHDYKLEPQDMKTMMRFMELPESELEDKAIEDFFGESFFHSSLWLCFHSCLAFKTYHSALECRRYFQRFAMVTRNEYLEGIIHTKYNEYDAMIKPLMTWLSQKGVKTAYGCAVYDLDMDAACNTVKAILLRQNGNKQVIEVSERDLVFVTNGSLTTNCAFGDNHTVATTNRDTEDLSLFTLWQNLAKKDRKFGNPDKFLGKIDKTKWISFFPTIKGYPQFVERLERITGSKAGTGGAITLRDSSWDISFVLHHKPFFPDQAEDEDVLWADGLYGEHIGDYIKKPMAECTGDEIMTEFLYQLNMLDMKDELLKHTYVSTCMMPYVTSQFMPRKVSDRPKCVPDGCTNLGFLGQFVEVKDDVVFTVEMSVRTGMEAVYTLTGLEKDVLEVYPSRYDIRYMVERIKRFKGIEGPITVNDLPAINPLKINEMKKALVSMVNSIPPYYSMYLGRDKTVPLKKYVLHPEAPKTDKW, encoded by the coding sequence ATGAAAAAAGAAGGGGATGTGTATATGAATATTTACAAGACCATGTATCATGCCAAAAAACCACAGGGAATCGAAAATCAAAGGGCATATATCGTTGGAGGAGGTATTGCTGGACTCGCAACTGCTGCGTTCCTCGTTGATGATGCTGGTATGCCTGGGGAAAACATCACTATTTTGGAACGCCACAGCGACGTGGGTGGATGCTGCGACGGTATCCGCGGTGAATTCGGTTACCTTTGCCGTGCTGAACGTGAGCTGGAACAGTATATGGAGTGTATTTGGTACCTCTACAGTAAAATTCCTTCTCTAGAAAACCAGGGACGCACCGTTCTTGACGACATCGTGGATTTCAATCGCGACGAGCCCATCCATTCAGAAGCCCGTGTACTAACGAAAAATGGAGAAATTTACGACAAGGTACATGATTACAAGTTGGAACCACAGGACATGAAAACTATGATGCGTTTTATGGAACTGCCAGAATCAGAACTTGAGGATAAGGCTATTGAGGACTTCTTTGGTGAATCCTTTTTCCACAGCAGCCTGTGGTTATGTTTTCACAGCTGCCTAGCCTTTAAAACCTATCATAGTGCTTTGGAATGTCGACGATATTTCCAGCGCTTTGCAATGGTGACCCGTAATGAATATTTGGAGGGGATTATTCACACAAAATACAACGAATATGATGCCATGATTAAGCCTCTTATGACCTGGTTAAGCCAGAAGGGTGTGAAGACTGCCTATGGCTGTGCAGTATACGATCTTGATATGGATGCAGCCTGCAACACGGTGAAAGCCATTCTTCTCAGACAAAATGGAAATAAACAGGTCATAGAGGTTAGTGAGCGGGATCTAGTTTTTGTTACTAATGGTTCGCTAACAACAAACTGTGCTTTTGGGGATAATCACACTGTGGCCACAACCAATCGTGATACAGAAGATCTCAGCCTATTCACGCTATGGCAGAATCTTGCTAAAAAAGATAGAAAATTTGGTAATCCAGATAAGTTCCTTGGAAAAATTGATAAGACAAAGTGGATATCATTCTTCCCTACCATCAAGGGTTATCCACAGTTTGTAGAGAGACTTGAGAGGATTACAGGCAGTAAAGCAGGCACCGGCGGTGCCATTACCCTCAGGGATTCAAGCTGGGATATTTCCTTTGTACTCCATCACAAGCCATTCTTCCCTGATCAGGCGGAGGATGAAGATGTGCTTTGGGCAGATGGTCTCTATGGTGAGCACATTGGTGACTATATTAAAAAACCTATGGCTGAGTGCACAGGTGATGAGATTATGACCGAGTTCCTGTATCAGCTCAATATGCTGGATATGAAAGACGAACTTCTCAAGCATACTTATGTATCCACCTGCATGATGCCCTATGTAACCTCACAGTTTATGCCGCGCAAAGTCTCTGACCGCCCGAAATGCGTGCCGGACGGCTGCACAAATCTAGGTTTTCTAGGACAGTTTGTTGAGGTCAAGGACGACGTTGTGTTTACAGTTGAAATGTCGGTACGTACAGGTATGGAAGCAGTATACACACTGACTGGTCTTGAGAAGGATGTGCTAGAAGTATATCCTTCACGTTATGACATCCGTTATATGGTAGAACGTATCAAACGATTTAAAGGCATTGAGGGGCCAATTACTGTGAATGATCTTCCAGCTATAAACCCACTAAAGATCAATGAAATGAAGAAAGCTCTAGTGTCAATGGTTAACTCCATCCCTCCGTATTATTCAATGTATCTGGGACGTGACAAAACAGTACCGCTGAAGAAGTATGTTTTGCATCCAGAAGCACCAAAAACAGACAAATGGTAA
- a CDS encoding helix-turn-helix domain-containing protein — translation MALGDKLISLRKKSGLSQEEVAEKLGVSRQTISKWETNQTVPELIKAKLLSQLYNVSYDYLISGSDISGDVTSIEMIVDEIDWTSAWSKKYPILASYQSIQGINNYSEKISNLYDEFKKEFDFNDQDTVLVLKDILYQKYKMSKKKDK, via the coding sequence ATGGCATTAGGTGATAAATTAATATCCTTACGCAAAAAGTCTGGTTTATCCCAAGAAGAAGTTGCAGAAAAATTAGGTGTATCAAGACAAACAATAAGTAAATGGGAAACAAATCAAACTGTTCCTGAACTGATAAAAGCAAAATTATTAAGTCAGCTATACAATGTTAGCTATGATTACCTTATAAGTGGAAGTGATATTAGTGGTGATGTTACTAGTATTGAAATGATAGTTGATGAAATCGACTGGACCAGTGCATGGAGTAAAAAATATCCTATCTTAGCTTCATATCAAAGTATTCAAGGAATAAATAACTACTCAGAAAAAATATCAAATTTATATGATGAGTTTAAAAAGGAATTTGATTTCAATGATCAGGATACTGTTTTGGTTTTAAAAGATATCCTTTATCAAAAATATAAAATGTCAAAAAAGAAAGATAAGTAA
- a CDS encoding GTP pyrophosphokinase — protein MEVNTTMDVEQLKGLRTELTRFMMNYKFGLDEVSTKVNILKQEFERIHEYNPIEHVESRIKSPQSIMNKIYRKGYEFSLPSIKENIQDITGIRIVCSFISDIYKLSDMLTNQDDITVIKYKDYIKNPKSNGYKSLHLVLQVPVFMSDRVENVCVEVQIRTIAMDFWASLEHKIFYKYDKKVPQRLLDELKNAAESAAELDSKMENISIQMNKFKKAAISTDEIKKISINNEEFYFPEEFWQI, from the coding sequence ATGGAAGTAAATACTACAATGGATGTAGAACAGTTAAAAGGTTTAAGGACAGAATTGACTAGATTTATGATGAACTATAAGTTTGGATTAGATGAAGTCAGTACAAAGGTTAACATTTTAAAACAGGAATTTGAACGTATACATGAATATAACCCAATTGAGCACGTTGAATCTAGGATAAAGTCACCACAAAGTATTATGAATAAGATTTATAGAAAGGGATATGAATTTTCATTACCTTCAATAAAAGAAAATATTCAGGACATAACTGGTATTCGTATAGTATGCTCATTTATTTCAGATATTTATAAATTAAGTGACATGCTGACAAACCAGGATGACATTACCGTAATTAAATACAAGGACTACATAAAAAATCCTAAGTCTAATGGATATAAAAGCTTACACTTAGTATTACAGGTTCCTGTTTTTATGTCAGATAGGGTTGAGAATGTGTGTGTGGAAGTCCAAATTCGTACCATTGCAATGGATTTTTGGGCAAGCCTAGAACATAAGATTTTCTATAAATATGATAAAAAAGTTCCACAAAGACTGCTAGATGAACTTAAAAATGCTGCAGAATCAGCTGCAGAACTAGACAGTAAAATGGAGAATATAAGTATTCAGATGAACAAGTTTAAAAAAGCAGCTATTTCTACCGACGAGATAAAAAAAATATCTATTAATAATGAAGAGTTTTATTTTCCTGAAGAATTTTGGCAGATATAA
- a CDS encoding Spo0E family sporulation regulatory protein-aspartic acid phosphatase produces MGNIYIDSLDIESLKKSINEIREILDELCITTEEIKNSEERLAVSQYLDDLIVAYMKQFAK; encoded by the coding sequence ATGGGTAATATATACATAGATTCACTTGATATAGAAAGTCTAAAAAAATCTATAAACGAAATACGAGAAATTCTGGATGAACTCTGTATTACCACAGAAGAAATCAAAAATAGTGAAGAAAGACTAGCAGTGAGTCAATATTTAGACGACTTAATTGTAGCCTATATGAAACAATTTGCCAAATAG